The genomic segment GAGCCGCCCGTACCCGACGACGAGGCACCGGAACTGCCCGTACCCGACGACGAACCGCCCGACGAACTCCCGGCGGTCGGCGCCTGGAGCATCGTCGGGGTGTTCGTTCCCGGCGCGGTGCGGATGACAAAAACCTGCACCACGGTCTTCGTGGACTGCTGACCGCTCGCGCCCGCCCCCGGCAGCGTGAGCGTCACGCGCACGGCCCGCGGCGGGCCGAGCGGGGTGACCCCGTCCGGGCCGGGGACGGTGCCGTCCCACGAGGTCTGCCACTCGCCGCTGGTGCCGTCGGTGAACTCGAACACCACGCCGGAGACCTCGCTGGACAACAGGACCGACCCACTGGCCCCCGGGTCGAGGTCGAGCGTCAGCCCGGACGCCAGGACCCACGGCTGCTCCGACCGGTACAGCCCGCTGCCGCTTACGAACTTGTAAACCACCTGGCGCTGGTCGCTGCGCGGCTGTTGGGTGTTGGGATCGCCGTACCGGGTGAACGACTCCGGCGTGCGCCCCAAAAACAGGACCAGCGTGGTCGGGTCCTGGCAGTACACGCCGCCCTGGAACGCCGGCGCCGCGAGGAACGCCGACGTGTTGGTCGTCGCCGTGGTCGATGAGTCCGAACTCCCGGACGTCGTACTCGAACCGGTGGATGACGCGCTCGTACCGCTGGACGACCCCGTTCCGGTCGAGCCGGTCGAATTGGTGCCGGTCGTGCCCGTGCCCGTGCCCGTCGAGCTGGCGGTGCCGCCGCCGGATGCGGCCGTGTTGCCGCCGGATTTCGGCGGGAGCGGGCAGAACGTGCCGTTAAAGTCGCTCGCGAATTTGTTGAACACGCCGCGGGACAGGTCTTCGGACTCCACCGCGTCGCGGATCGTTTGCGCCTGCTGGAGCGTCAGACTGAACCCGATGTACAGCGCGGCCAGCACCATCGTGGCGATGAGCGAGGCGAGGAGGACTTCGAGCAGCGTGAACCCGCCGCGGCGCCGGCCGCGTGAGGGACCCCGACCGGTCGTGCGGCGAATCACGGCGAGGCTCCTCCCGTTGAACTGGCGCCCATAGAGCTGCTGCTGACCCCGTCGATCGTACTCGTGCCCGCGGTGATAACGGACGAGGCGTCGGGTGTTTCGGCCTGAGCGCTGGACCCGATGAGGGCCGGGTCGAACACCATCTGCGTGAGGGACACCTGAAGCGGCTTGCCCCGCACGTCGCGGCTGACGGTGACGGTGACGGTGTACAGGTTGGTCGGGCCGGCCCCCTCAGCGGTGACGCTGTACGTCCACGCCGCGTCGTCGCCGTCGAACTGGCCGTTGGCCCCGCCGCTCAGGGGGGAGATCAGCCCCGCCTCGGCCTCGGCCATCTTGGACTGCGCCAGCCGGGCGCCGCGCGAGTACACGCGGGCCTCGGTCCCGCGATCGGTGCCGATGTCGAACAGCCGACTGATGGCGGTCGTTGCGAGTACGAGGATCGCGAGCGCGAGAATGACTTCAATGAGCGACAGCCCGGGGCGGGCCGTTCGGGCGGGCCGGCACCGGGTCATTGCGCCCCCCCGTTCACGCTGCCGCTCGGGACGACGCGGGAGCTCCCGGTCAGGCCGCGCACCCGGACGTACAGGCCCGGGACGTTGTTCTCTTGGATCGAGATCAGGACCGAGTCCTCGAGGCAGCTCCCGTCGGGCTGGACCGAGGCGATCGTGACCCACCCGTCGGTCGAGTTGGGCGGTTGCGCGTTCTGATCGGCCACGCGGACCGCGGTGACGTGATCGAACGGGTAATCGACCACCGTCGCGGAACCGCCCGCGACGCTGGAAGCCGCTGCCTGTGCGAAGTTCTCGTCGTCCGGGGCGCGGCGGATGCGGGTGTTGTCCGAACTGAGCGCGACGCGGTACGGGCGCCCCTCCTCCATCGCGCGGGAGCGGGCGATCGCGAGTTCCCCGCGGATCACGTCCGCAGCGGCCCGCTGGCGGGGGCCGCTGCGGATCGCCTCCGCGCTCGGCAGCACCAGTGCGGTCATGAGGATCAGAAGCGCCAGCACGACGAGTACCTCAAACAGCGTGTACCCGCGGCGTGTGTTGCGAGCCGTCATGTCCGGTCCTCGAGCGATCTGCTACCGCGATGGCGGCTGTGACGAACCCGCCCCCGCCATCTCTGCGGTCAGTTTTTCGGCGTGGCGTTGGGGCCGATACCGAACTGGCTGATCTGCGTCCCGTCCGGGGCCTGCGTCATAACCAGAATGTACGACGATCCGTCGCTCCGTTGCGTCGGATTGAACTGGTACTGCTTGCCCCACGGGTCCATGATGTCGTTCTGACCGTTCCGCAGGAACGACTGGCCACCGAACGGCGGGGTGACGAGATTCATCGGGCTCTGGGGCATCTTCTCCTGGTCGGTCAGACCCGGGTTCGCGGCGTTGTTCGTGTAGGCCTCGATCGCAGTTGCGAGGCCGGTGCAACCGAGCTGCGCCCGCGCCTTCTTGGCGTCGTCCATGTACCGCTGGGTCGCGATCGTGGCGACCGTGGCGAGCATCACGAGGATGGCCACCACCACGAGCACTTCCATCAGGGTGAAGCCGGACCGGCGAGCGGGCGAGCGGCGAACGGTAGCGAGCAACATGGTTTGGTTCTCCTCCCGCGATCAGAGCGGGCTCGGTACGAAGCGAACGGGCGTGTGGTGAGCGTTTGTAGTATAGCCGCGGGGCACGTTAATCTGCGGTGAGAAAGAGCGTTAATCCCTCGTGAGACCCGCAGGGGTGGGCGGGCCTCAACCGACCGTGCTGCTCATCTTGAACACCGGCAGGAGCAGGCCAATGGCAATGAAGCCGACGATCACGGCCATGACGAGCAACATGATCGGCTCGAGCAACTTCACCATCATGTCGAGGTTCCGGGCGGTCCGCTTGTCGAGGTTGTCGGCGATGCCGATCAGCACCTTCTCCAGGCTGTTCGCCTCTTCCGCGATGGTGATCATCTCCACCACGTCGGACGGGAAGAAGCCGCTCTTGCGGAGCGGGTCGGCCAGCTTCTGCCCGGCCGTCACGTTCTCCGCACTCCGCTCAATGGCGGCACTGAGGACGCTGTTCCCGGTCGAGTCCTTGGCGATGATCAGCGCTTTGAGGATCGGGATCCCGTTCTGGAGCATCGTCCCCAGGATCCGGCAGAAGCGGGACAGCGCGAGGCTGAGGAACACCGGGCCGAACAGCGGGAGCCGGATGCGCCACCGGTCCACCACCAGCCGCCCGGACGGGGTCGCGGCCCAGCGTTTGTAGACGACGACCAAACCCACGACCACCAGGATGATGAGCCACCAGTAGCCGATGAGGAAGTTGCTCAGCGCCATGATCGCGCTGGTGATCGAGGGCATCTCGTTCTTTTCTTTGAGCTTCTCGAAGATCTTCTCGAACTTCGGCACGAAGAAGACCATGAGGATGGTGACGACGAGCGTTCCGGCCCCGGCCAGGAACACCGGGTACGCGAGCGAGCCGACCACTTTCGCCTTCAGGTCCTCCTGGTTCTCCACGAACCCGGCCACCCGCTTGAGCACGTCCTCGAGGAACCCGCCCTCCTGGCCGGCGCGGACCATGCTCACGGCCAGTTCGTTGAACACCTTCGGGTGCTGGCCCATCGCCTGGGCCAGCCCGGTGCCGTCGGCCACCTTCGCCCGCACCTCGCGGAGCACGGCCTGGAGCGTGCGGTTCTGGGTCTGGCGCTCGAGCAGCTCGAGCGACCGCAGGAGCGGCACGCCGGAGTGGAGCAGGTCGGCCAGTTGCGCGTAGAAGGTCGCGGTCTGGCGGCCGCTGACGCGCCCGCCGAAGATCCCGCCGGCCCCGGACGCCTGGGTCTTGGCGAGCAGGATTTTGAGCGGGAACAGCCCGCGGCCGTCCAGAATCTGCGCCGCCTCCCGCTCGCTGTTGGCGGTCAGCGTGCCGGTGGACTTGGCCCCCGTGCGGGCGAGCGCTTCGTATGTGAAATCGGGCATAGTTCAAACGCGGAACGCGGAACGGGGAATGCGGAACGTAACCCCAAGTGGACCTCGACTCGTTCGGCGGACCCGGGTTCGGTGCGTTCGGCCTTTACTCCGCGCTCCGAATTCCGCGCTCCGCGCTACGAAATGTCGCCGGCGGTGGTGCGGGCCACCTCGTCGATCGTGGTCGTGGCGTTCATGACCTTGCGCCAGCCGTCCTGGCGGAGGGTGATCATGCCGTTCTTCATCGCCTCGTGGCGGATGATGCCGGAGTTCACCCGCTGGACGATCAGCTCCTTGATCACGTCGGTGTTGACGAGCAGCTCGTGGATGCCGGTCCGGCCGCGGTACCCGCCCTGGCGGCAGGCGCGGCACCCCATCCCCTTCCACAGCTTCACCTCGCCCTTCTCGGCGGCGCTCATCATCTCGACCATGCCCTGCTGGACGGCGATGTCGGGCGCCGGCTTCAGCGCCTTCGGGCGGAGCGGGAAGTCGAGGGGCAGCTCGTCGGGGTCGGGGACGTAGGTCTGCTTGCAGTCCGGGCAGATGGTGCGCACCAGCCGCTGGGCCATCACCCCTTCCACGGTGCTGGACACGAGGAACGGCTCGACGCCCATGTCGATCATGCGGGTGAACGCGCTCGGGGCGTCGTTGGTGTGCAGGGTGCTGAACACCATGTGCCCGGTGAGCGACGCCTGGATCGCCATTTCGGCCGTCTCGACGTCGCGGATCTCGCCGACCAGGAGGACGTCCGGGTCGTGCCGCAGGATCGAGCGGAGCGCGCTGGCGAAGGTGAGGCCGATCTTGCTGTGGGTCTGGATCTGGCAGATGCCGGCCTGGTTGTACTCGACCGGGTCCTCGACGGTGATGATCTTGGTGGTCTCGTCCTTGATCTCGTTGAGCGCGGAGTACAGCGTGGTGGACTTGCCCGAGCCGGTGGGGCCGGTGACGAGGACGATGCCGTGCGGGCGGTCGATGAGCTGCTTGAACGTGTTGTAGATGTCCGGCAGCATCCCGCAGTTCTTGAGGTTGAACTGCATGCGGCCCTTGTCGAGGAGCCGCATGACGATCCCCTCGCCGTGGATCATCGGGATGATCGACACGCGAACGTCGATCTCGCGGCCCTGGACGCGCATCTTGATGCGCCCGTCCTGGGGCAGCCGCTTCTCGGCGATGTTGAGCCGGGCCATGATCTTGAGGCGGCTGACGATCGCCATCGCGAACCGGTTGATCTCCGCGGGCAGGTTCTGGTTCTGCAACAGCCCGTCGATCCGGTACCGGATGCGGATGCCCTGCTCCTCGTTCTCGACGTGGATGTCGCTGGCCCGCTCGTTGGCCGCCTCCACGAGGATCTGGTTCACGAGCCGGACGACGGACGCCTCCTGGGCGGCCTTCGCCATCTCGCTGTCGTCGGTCTCCAGCGCCTCCAGGAACTCGATGTCGTCGTCGCCGCCGGCGGCCTCCTGGGCGAGCGCCGCGACGGTGTCGCCGCCGACCCCGAAGTACTGCTTGATGAGCCGGCTGATCTCGCGGGGCGGGGCCAGGACCGGCATGACGTGCAGGCCGGTGAGCGTCTGGAGCTCGTCCAGCGCGTAGGCGTCGAACGGGTCGCCGGTGGCGACGACGAGCGTGCCGTTGTGCCGGGCGATCGGCATCAGGTTCTTGCGGTGGACGAGCTTCTGCGGCATCGCCGCCAGCACGTCCCGCTCGACGGTGGCGTGCGACAGGTCGACCAGTTCCAGCCCGAACTCCTGGGCCAGCACCGGCAGGAGGACCTCTTCTTTGATGAACCCCTTGTCGATCAGCACCTGGTGCGGCGGGAAGCCGGGGGCGGCCTTGAGGGCGTCGTTGGCGCGAGAGCGGTCGGCGTCGGCGAGGAGCCCGCGGGCAATGAGCGTCTGGATCAGTTGCATGACGGTCCCGTGGGTCCCGGAACGCTCTTGGCAGGGGAGTTAGTATACCGCGAGTCACGTCGAGCGCGTTCGAGCCTATCCGATTTTAGCCGAGAGAATATGAGAACCTGCTGAAACCGGGCAAACTGTGCGGGCCGGCCGCCGGTACATCTGGGCGGCGCGGATTGCGGCGGAACAGCCCGGCGGGTATGATTCGGCCCGAAATGGGAAGCGAGTGGACCCGTCGCGACGGTAATTTTCGGACCGGGAGGCGCAATGCCGACGATCGGCACGGCTCGTTACGGTGCGGTGTCCATTCCGTCTGGTATCGCTGACCTCGCCGCGTTTCGGCGGTGGGTTCATTCCGCGGACCTGCCGGAGAAACTGCCGATCCATTTCCCGCGCGGGGGCGTTTGGGTCGATTGTGAGCGGGCCGATCGCATTCGCTTTTCCAATGGCGGCAACCCGAACGCCCAGGCCACGGAGGTGATCGGAACTCCGGACATCGTCATCGAAATTGTCAGCGACGCGTCGGAGGAAAGGACACGGATTGGTTGATGTCTGCGTACGCGACGGCCGGCGTTCCCGAATACTGGCTGCTCGACGCGTGGGGTGCGGGGCCCCGGTTCGACATTTTCAAGCGCGGGAAGAAGGAATATACCGCCGTGCGCAAATCCGCCGGGTGGTCGAAGTCGGCTGCGCTCGGTAAGGCGTTCCGGCTGACTCAAGTCGAGGACGAAGAGGGCGAGTCGGATTTCACACTCGAAATCCGCTGACGAATTCGTTCAATCGCCCACCGCGCCGCCTCGCGGATCAGGCCGTCTGCGTCGGCGAGCGCGCGTTCCAGCGCCGGCAGCGCGCGCTCGTCGCCCACGTTACCGAGGACAATGGCCGCGTTGCGCAAGAGCCCCGGCCGCCGGTTGCGCCACAGCGACGTTTTCTTGAACCGCTCCCGGAACGCGGTCGCGTCCAGACCGAGCAGTTCGACCGGGTCCAACCGGGCCATCTCGGGGTCATACGGGAAGCCGCCCGCGCCCGCAGTTCCCTCCCCACCCCCGGTGCGTTTCCGGTTCCACGGGCACACGTCCTGGCACACGTCGCAGCCGTAGAGCCAGTTCCCCATCGGCCCGCGAAGCGCGACAGGAATTTCCGATCGGAGTTCCACGGTCAGGTAGCTGATGCACTTGGTCGCGTCGAGTACGAACGGCTCGGGGAACGCCCGCGTCGGGCACGCATCGAGACACGCGGTACAGGTTCCGCAGTGCGAGTTGAGAAACGGGTCGTCGGTGGCGAGTTCGAGATCGGTGAGCACCGCACCGAGGAAGAAGAAGCTCCCGCGGCGCGGGTGGATGAGCATGGTGTTCTTGCCGACCCACCCCAACCCCGCGCGGCGCGCGAAGTCGCGTTCGAGCAGCGGCGCGGTGTCGGCCACGGCCTCCGTGTGGCACCCGGGCGCTTCGGCTTCGAGCCAAGCGGCGAGCGCGTTCAGGCGGTCCCAGATGTACCGGTGGTAATCCGGACCGGCGGCGTAGGCGGCGACGCGACCGGAGGAAGCAGAAGCCCCCACCCCCCAACCCCCTCCCTTCAGGGAGGGGGTGAACGCGTGCAATGCCTCCTCCGACTCTCTGGCGGTATCGGGGCTCCGAAGGTCTGGCTCCCCTCCCTTCAGGGAGGGGTTGGGGGTGGGTTCTTCGGGAGCCGGGGGGGGCGGTTGTCCGCGCTCGCCGTACTCCATCCCCACCATGAGTACGCTGCGGACCGTTCCCAGAATGCTGTCGGGGTGGCGGCGCGCGTCGCCCTGGGTGTGGAGGTAGGACATCTCGCCGGCGAAGCCCCGGGCCAGCCAGTCGCGAAAGCGCGGAAAGCCGTCCGCCGCGGTCGCGGGGGCGATGCCCGATAGGGCGAAGCCCAGTTCGCGGGCCTTCTCTTTGAGACGACCCGGAAGGGCCGCGTTCGGGCCCTGGTGGGTGTTTGACGCGTTCTCCACGTCATCATCATGACAGGGACGCACCGGGCGGGGCAGTCCAAAACGCCGCACGCGGCTATTCCATCCGCACTTTGGCGCCGAAGTCCTTCTTGGTGGCGCTGATGAAGTAGGTGGCGCAGGCGGCGTCGATCAGGTCCGGGCTGAAGTTCACCCGCTCCATGTTGTACTTGGCGATGGACATCATCTGGTCGAGGATGTCGCGCGGCTGGCACATGCGGAACGGACGGTTGTGCTGGCGGTACCACTTGCGGATCAGGTAGTCGACCCCGCGCTCGTCGAACTCCACCCGCTTGCCCTTGCACACCAGCTCCCA from the Frigoriglobus tundricola genome contains:
- a CDS encoding type II secretion system protein GspJ — protein: MIRRTTGRGPSRGRRRGGFTLLEVLLASLIATMVLAALYIGFSLTLQQAQTIRDAVESEDLSRGVFNKFASDFNGTFCPLPPKSGGNTAASGGGTASSTGTGTGTTGTNSTGSTGTGSSSGTSASSTGSSTTSGSSDSSTTATTNTSAFLAAPAFQGGVYCQDPTTLVLFLGRTPESFTRYGDPNTQQPRSDQRQVVYKFVSGSGLYRSEQPWVLASGLTLDLDPGASGSVLLSSEVSGVVFEFTDGTSGEWQTSWDGTVPGPDGVTPLGPPRAVRVTLTLPGAGASGQQSTKTVVQVFVIRTAPGTNTPTMLQAPTAGSSSGGSSSGTGSSGASSSGTGGSGNSTPSAASSGVVTGANASGGATPTGSAGGAGGASGTKTGGSGGTMTGGGGGGGTGSSGTGGTGGGR
- a CDS encoding type IV pilus modification PilV family protein encodes the protein MTRCRPARTARPGLSLIEVILALAILVLATTAISRLFDIGTDRGTEARVYSRGARLAQSKMAEAEAGLISPLSGGANGQFDGDDAAWTYSVTAEGAGPTNLYTVTVTVSRDVRGKPLQVSLTQMVFDPALIGSSAQAETPDASSVITAGTSTIDGVSSSSMGASSTGGASP
- a CDS encoding prepilin-type N-terminal cleavage/methylation domain-containing protein, translating into MTARNTRRGYTLFEVLVVLALLILMTALVLPSAEAIRSGPRQRAAADVIRGELAIARSRAMEEGRPYRVALSSDNTRIRRAPDDENFAQAAASSVAGGSATVVDYPFDHVTAVRVADQNAQPPNSTDGWVTIASVQPDGSCLEDSVLISIQENNVPGLYVRVRGLTGSSRVVPSGSVNGGAQ
- a CDS encoding type II secretion system protein, yielding MLLATVRRSPARRSGFTLMEVLVVVAILVMLATVATIATQRYMDDAKKARAQLGCTGLATAIEAYTNNAANPGLTDQEKMPQSPMNLVTPPFGGQSFLRNGQNDIMDPWGKQYQFNPTQRSDGSSYILVMTQAPDGTQISQFGIGPNATPKN
- a CDS encoding type II secretion system F family protein, with amino-acid sequence MPDFTYEALARTGAKSTGTLTANSEREAAQILDGRGLFPLKILLAKTQASGAGGIFGGRVSGRQTATFYAQLADLLHSGVPLLRSLELLERQTQNRTLQAVLREVRAKVADGTGLAQAMGQHPKVFNELAVSMVRAGQEGGFLEDVLKRVAGFVENQEDLKAKVVGSLAYPVFLAGAGTLVVTILMVFFVPKFEKIFEKLKEKNEMPSITSAIMALSNFLIGYWWLIILVVVGLVVVYKRWAATPSGRLVVDRWRIRLPLFGPVFLSLALSRFCRILGTMLQNGIPILKALIIAKDSTGNSVLSAAIERSAENVTAGQKLADPLRKSGFFPSDVVEMITIAEEANSLEKVLIGIADNLDKRTARNLDMMVKLLEPIMLLVMAVIVGFIAIGLLLPVFKMSSTVG
- a CDS encoding GspE/PulE family protein — encoded protein: MQLIQTLIARGLLADADRSRANDALKAAPGFPPHQVLIDKGFIKEEVLLPVLAQEFGLELVDLSHATVERDVLAAMPQKLVHRKNLMPIARHNGTLVVATGDPFDAYALDELQTLTGLHVMPVLAPPREISRLIKQYFGVGGDTVAALAQEAAGGDDDIEFLEALETDDSEMAKAAQEASVVRLVNQILVEAANERASDIHVENEEQGIRIRYRIDGLLQNQNLPAEINRFAMAIVSRLKIMARLNIAEKRLPQDGRIKMRVQGREIDVRVSIIPMIHGEGIVMRLLDKGRMQFNLKNCGMLPDIYNTFKQLIDRPHGIVLVTGPTGSGKSTTLYSALNEIKDETTKIITVEDPVEYNQAGICQIQTHSKIGLTFASALRSILRHDPDVLLVGEIRDVETAEMAIQASLTGHMVFSTLHTNDAPSAFTRMIDMGVEPFLVSSTVEGVMAQRLVRTICPDCKQTYVPDPDELPLDFPLRPKALKPAPDIAVQQGMVEMMSAAEKGEVKLWKGMGCRACRQGGYRGRTGIHELLVNTDVIKELIVQRVNSGIIRHEAMKNGMITLRQDGWRKVMNATTTIDEVARTTAGDIS
- a CDS encoding PDDEXK family nuclease, whose protein sequence is MSAYATAGVPEYWLLDAWGAGPRFDIFKRGKKEYTAVRKSAGWSKSAALGKAFRLTQVEDEEGESDFTLEIR
- the queG gene encoding tRNA epoxyqueuosine(34) reductase QueG, whose amino-acid sequence is MENASNTHQGPNAALPGRLKEKARELGFALSGIAPATAADGFPRFRDWLARGFAGEMSYLHTQGDARRHPDSILGTVRSVLMVGMEYGERGQPPPPAPEEPTPNPSLKGGEPDLRSPDTARESEEALHAFTPSLKGGGWGVGASASSGRVAAYAAGPDYHRYIWDRLNALAAWLEAEAPGCHTEAVADTAPLLERDFARRAGLGWVGKNTMLIHPRRGSFFFLGAVLTDLELATDDPFLNSHCGTCTACLDACPTRAFPEPFVLDATKCISYLTVELRSEIPVALRGPMGNWLYGCDVCQDVCPWNRKRTGGGEGTAGAGGFPYDPEMARLDPVELLGLDATAFRERFKKTSLWRNRRPGLLRNAAIVLGNVGDERALPALERALADADGLIREAARWAIERIRQRISSVKSDSPSSSST